A portion of the Calothrix sp. 336/3 genome contains these proteins:
- a CDS encoding DUF433 domain-containing protein — translation MQDLLERVTINPKQCGGRPCIRGMRIRVSDVLDLFVAGLSAEQILAEMPDLEADDLKAALLYASRRLNHPVLVV, via the coding sequence ATGCAAGACTTATTGGAAAGAGTAACAATCAATCCTAAGCAATGTGGTGGTCGTCCCTGTATTCGGGGTATGCGAATTCGAGTATCTGACGTGCTGGATTTGTTTGTTGCGGGACTAAGTGCTGAACAAATCCTGGCAGAAATGCCTGACCTAGAGGCAGATGACCTGAAAGCAGCACTTTTGTATGCTTCACGTAGGCTGAATCATCCGGTTCTGGTTGTATGA
- a CDS encoding DUF5615 family PIN-like protein, with protein MRIWIDAQLSPAIATWISNTFSITALALRDIGLRDAEDDEIFELAKAQGIILITKDSDFVDLLNRLGSPPKVIWLTCGNTSNARLQEILSQNLLTALELLQAGEDLVEISGL; from the coding sequence ATGAGGATTTGGATAGATGCTCAATTATCCCCTGCGATCGCAACTTGGATAAGCAACACTTTTTCCATAACGGCATTAGCCTTGCGTGATATTGGTTTGAGAGATGCTGAAGACGATGAAATTTTTGAGCTAGCCAAGGCTCAAGGCATTATACTCATAACCAAAGACAGCGACTTTGTTGATCTGCTTAATCGCCTTGGTTCACCACCAAAAGTTATCTGGCTAACTTGTGGAAATACTTCAAATGCTCGGTTGCAAGAGATACTGAGTCAGAATTTGCTCACAGCACTTGAACTTCTACAAGCAGGTGAAGATTTGGTAGAAATCAGTGGACTCTGA
- a CDS encoding DedA family protein has product MSVEFISLENIQKIAHEYGYWAIFFGILFENLGIPLPGETVTLVGGFLAGSDELNYWLVLGDAITGAMLGSICGYWVGRIGGWSLLVNLGGIFRISEARLITIKDQFSENAAKAVFLGRFFALLRIFAAPMAGIAEMPFGKFLFYNFIGAAAWGTIMVTLAFFAGKVISLEQLVAWVSQFALLALFVLAALIIIPLWLESRQVKE; this is encoded by the coding sequence ATGTCTGTGGAATTTATCTCCCTAGAAAATATCCAAAAAATTGCCCACGAATACGGTTATTGGGCGATTTTTTTCGGAATCTTGTTTGAGAATCTAGGTATTCCCCTCCCTGGTGAAACCGTAACCCTGGTAGGTGGATTTCTGGCTGGCAGTGACGAATTAAATTACTGGCTTGTTCTGGGTGATGCGATCACCGGAGCGATGCTTGGTAGTATTTGTGGATACTGGGTAGGTAGAATTGGCGGTTGGTCACTATTAGTCAATCTAGGTGGAATATTCCGAATTTCTGAAGCGCGACTAATAACCATCAAAGACCAATTCAGTGAAAATGCTGCAAAAGCTGTATTCTTGGGGCGTTTTTTTGCCCTGTTGCGTATCTTTGCTGCTCCCATGGCAGGGATTGCAGAAATGCCCTTTGGTAAATTTCTTTTCTATAACTTTATCGGTGCCGCAGCCTGGGGCACAATTATGGTGACACTTGCATTCTTTGCTGGCAAGGTAATTTCCTTAGAACAATTAGTTGCTTGGGTAAGTCAATTCGCCCTATTAGCACTATTTGTCCTTGCTGCTCTGATTATTATCCCCCTATGGTTAGAATCTCGCCAGGTTAAGGAGTAA